The genomic stretch ATGCTCGACGCGCCGATCAAGACCATCGGCAAGCACAAGATCGCCATCGCGGTGCATCCGGAAGTCGAGGTCGAAGTGTCGGTGACGGTCGCGCGCAGCGCCGACGAGGCCGAGCGGATCAACCGCGGCGAGGATATCTCGAGCCGCAAGGAAGATCAGGACGCGGCAGCCGAGGCCTTGGCCGCGGCCGGCGAATTCTTCGACCCCGACGCTCAGAACCGCGACGACGAAGCTGAAGCCAACACCGAGGAATAGGCCGCAAGATCTTCATCAGATTAAATAAAATAGCCCGGCCGCAAGGCCGGGCTATTTCGTTTGAGGCTACCGCCCGCGTCTACCGCGAACTCGGCGGCACCGGCCCCGCAGGCGCCGGCACAACATTCGTGGCCGCCGGCGCTGGGCTGGATTCAGTTGTAGCCGGCGCATCGTCCGCCGCGGGCGCGTCCGACTTCTTTTCCGTCTTGGTTTCAGTCCTGGTTTCCGTCGCTTTCGGCGAAGCCGCCGGGGGTGCCGGTGGGGTCGTCTGCGCCGGCGCGACGGCATTTTCCACCGGAGCCGGCGTCACCGGCGGAACCGGATCGGCCCGCAACGGCACAGCGTCCTTGCTGGCAGCAGCCTTGTCAGCGTCAGCCTTGTCATCGCCAGCCTTTTCATCGCCAGCCTTGCCGCCATCCGCCTTGGGCACGTCGGTCTTACTGGCGTCGGTCTTGGGGGACGCGGTCTTGGCCGCATCAGACTTCGCCTCGGACTTGGCGTCCTCAGACTTGGCGTCCTCAGACTTGGCGTCCTCAGACTTGGCGTCCTCAGACTTGGACCGCGCCGGCTTGGCTTCGGGCTGGGCCGCACCCTTGGCGCCGTCTTTGGCCTCGTCGGATTTCGTCTCGCCAGTCTTCGCGGTGTCTTCGCTCGGCGCCCCGGGTTTGGCAGTTTCGGTTTTGGCGGGCTCGTCCTTGCGCGACTCGCTCTTGGCGGAATCCTTCGCCGATTCCGTCGTGGGCTTCTTTGACGTCTCTTTGGCGGCCTCGGCGGCGGGCGCTTCCGGATGCCGCTTGCCTTTGTGACCACGTTTGCGCTTGCTGTGGGCGGCCGGCTTGTCCGGCTCCGACGTCGCCGCCTCGCGCTCGCTCTCCGTCGCGGTGTCCGGCTTGGCGGTTTCCTGGACAGCGGGCCGCTGCCGGCGGCGCGGACGCTCCTCGGCCTGAACCGGCTCCGGCCTGGATTCGGGCTTTGCCGCTCTCTCCTCGCGCCGCTCTCTGGCCGGCTCGTCCCCGTAGCGCTTGTCGGTCGCGCCATTGGAAATCAGATAGCCGCTGAGCAACCCGGCCATATTGCTGCTGGTGGTGTAATGCTGACGCAGGAACGACGTCAACGAACCCGGCGGGACCGTCTTGAGCAGGCCCCGAGGGCTCTTGTGGCATGCAGTGCAGGACCCCGCGAAGATCTGGCCGGCGCTCTTGCCGGCCTCGAGATTCTGGGCCTGCGCCTCGGTCTGCAATGCCAGCAAGGTGCCAATCAGAAGCACCACCGCCGCTGAACTGAGCGCTCGGGTCGACATAAAATCCTCCAGATGCGGAAATCGCCGTGGCTGCGGCGGTCACCTTTTAGCCGATTGTGAAATGAATGGAAGCGGACAGATGATGCAGCGTCGCGAATGTTGCGCGCTCATCCCAGCCCTGCGGCTGCTGCATTGCGGACCGCGATTTTTAGCTCGAATGTTTGAGCAACCAGTGACAATTTACCGCGTTGGATCGTCGGAACCGGTCGAATGACGGATTGAAATTGGTCACTGGGTGCTAGCGATGGACCGCCTGTTGCGTTTCTTGTTGAGTCGATACATCCGCCGCGGAAATATCCTGTTCACCACCGCCGGGGGCAATTCGTTTAGCTGCGGCGACGGCACCGGCGATCAAGTCGCCGTCAGATTCCTGACCGCATCAGCCCAGCGCCGCTTTGTGACCGACCCCGAACTGGCGTTCGGCGAAATCTATATGGACGGCGACTTCGTAGTCGAGCGCGGATCGATCGCCGACGTACTCGCAATCGCCATGGACCAGCCCGACATGGCGCCGCGCTGGGCCAGAGCGCAATGGTGGATCCGCTACCTGGTGCGCGATCTGATGCAATTCAATCCGCGGCGGCGCGCCAAGCACAATGTCGCGCATCATTACGACCTCGACGGCCGGCTCTACGGCCTGTTTCTCGACGCCGACAAGCAATATAGCTGCGCTTATTTTGACAGCCCCGACGCCACGCTCGACGATGCCCAGCTCGCCAAAAAGCGTCACGTCGCCGCCAAGCTGCTGCTCGCGCCCAGTCACCGCGTGCTCGACATCGGTTCGGGATGGGGCGGGCTCGGTCTCTATCTGGCGGAAAGCTGCGCGGCCGACGTCACCGGCATCACCCTGTCGCAAGAGCAATTGCAGGCCTCGAATGCCCGCGCCGCCGAAAAGGGCCTGAACAGCGGGTCGGCGCAATTTCTGCTGCAGGACTACCGCGACATCCCCGGCCCGTTCGACCGCATCGTCTCGGTCGGGATGTTCGAGCATGTCGGCATCGCCCATTACGACACCTATTTCAAGCGCTGCGCCGAGCTGCTCGACGACGACGGCGTGATGCTTCTGCACGCGATCGGCCGCTCCGAAGGCCCCGGCATCACCAATCCGTGGATCGGAAAATACATCTTCCCCGGTGGCTATCTGCCGGCGCTGTCCGAGGTGCTGCCGGCGATCGAGCGGGCCGGACTGCTGGTATGCGACATCGAAATTCTACGGCTGCATTATGCCGAGACGCTGAAGGCTTGGCGCGAGCGCTTCCTGGCACGGGAAGAGGAAGCCGAAAAACTCTACGACGCGCGGTTCGTCAGAATGTGGGAGTTTTATCTCGCCTGCTCCGAAATGGCATTCCGCAAACAAAACACCATGGTGTTCCAGATTCAGATCAGCAAACGCCAGGGCGTGGTGCCGATCACCCGCGATTACATCATGCGCGAGGAAGCGCGGCTGCGCGGGATCGAGCGCGGCCAGCGACCACGACTGCAAATGGCGGGCGAGTGAGCAAGACCTGAGCCGGCGCGGCGTGAACCCGCTGCTCGACCGAACCGGCGAGATGCGTCCGCGCGGCCATCAGGACCGCGGGATCGCAGGGCGTCGTCCTGATATCGGCGCGCGCGACCCATTCCAACGAATCGATCAGCCGGCGTAGCCACGCGCATTCCTCGCCGGCTCCGGAACGCCAATTCGGTTGCTGAATGTGCCGCGCCATTATACGCTCCGTTGTGTCTCTGACCCCACTTCTATGGCACCCCTGCGTTCCCGCAGCGTTAGCGGGACTATCGGTTTTTTATGTGATTTTGCTCACGGTGCCACCTGGGCATCAGACGTAAACGCATTTCCTGACCAAGAGGTCCATTCCTCGCCCAGACATTTTTAACCAAGAGATTCATCGCAATGACCAAGAGATTCGTCGCCCTCACCGAGAGATCCACCAAATCCCTGGACCAGATCCGGAAGGATTTTGCCATCGATTACGCGCTGATCGCGGTCGGTTTCGCCTCCTGCCTGCTCGGTCTGATATTTCTGCTGCTGATCTGACTGGATCGGCCGGTTCGGCGTTGGTCTGCGCTGCGCCCGCGCAGGTTCACCCCGGTCCGGAGCGCGTTGCGGCCGAGGAGCGCCGGCGATTCGCCCGAAACTTGGTCAAGGCAATTGCGTCCGCTCGCACAGGTTTAACCCTTTGGATTGTGTGAATCGGGCATAAGGAGGGTTCGCGCTTTCGCCTCTGCGCGCAGAGGTGCTTAGTCGCGCCCGCAACCGCCATATCCAGAGAACAAGCACGCTCCATGGTCGCCTCCGATTCCAACGTTCTCAAGCTCTCCCCCGATCCGGGAACTCCGGCCTACCGGACGGCCCCGCACAATATCGAGGCCGAACAGAGCGTGCTCGGCGCCATTCTGGTCAATAATGACGCGTTTTACCGGGTCTCCGACTTTCTCGAGCCGCGGCATTTCTTCGAGCCGATCCACCAGACCATCTTCGAGACCGCCTCCAGCATCATCCGCGCCGGCAAGGTCGCGACCCCGGTCACGCTGAAGACTTTCGTCGCCGCCGACACCGATCTGGGCGGCATGACGGTCGGGCAATATCTGGCCCGCCTCGCCGCCGAAGCCACCACCATCATCAACGCCCATGATTACGGCCGCACCATCTACGAGCTGGCGCTGCGCCGCGACCTGATCGGGATCGGCACCGACATGGTCAATGTCGCCTTCGACGCCCCGGTCGATTTCGCGCCCAAGGCCCAGATCGAGGACGCCGAGCGCAGGCTCTATGAGCTCGCCGAATCCGGACGCTATGACGGCGGTTTCCAGCGCTTTTCCCAGGCGCTCACCATCGCGGTCGACATGGCGGCCAAGGCGTTCCAGCGAGACGGCAAGCTGTCGGGCGTCGCCACCGGGCTGCGCGACCTCGACGACAAGATGGGCGGGCTGCAATCGTCCGATCTGATCATCGTGGCTGGCCGCCCCGGCATGGGCAAGACCGCGCTCGCCACCAACATCGCCTATAACGTCGCCCGGGCGCATCGCGCCGAGCTGCAGGCCGACGGCACCAGCAAGACCGTCAATGGCGGCATCGTCGGCTTCTTCTCCTGCGAAATGTCGGCCGAACAGCTCGCCACCCGTATTCTCGCCGAGCAGACCG from Rhodopseudomonas sp. BAL398 encodes the following:
- a CDS encoding SAM-dependent methyltransferase, with protein sequence MDRLLRFLLSRYIRRGNILFTTAGGNSFSCGDGTGDQVAVRFLTASAQRRFVTDPELAFGEIYMDGDFVVERGSIADVLAIAMDQPDMAPRWARAQWWIRYLVRDLMQFNPRRRAKHNVAHHYDLDGRLYGLFLDADKQYSCAYFDSPDATLDDAQLAKKRHVAAKLLLAPSHRVLDIGSGWGGLGLYLAESCAADVTGITLSQEQLQASNARAAEKGLNSGSAQFLLQDYRDIPGPFDRIVSVGMFEHVGIAHYDTYFKRCAELLDDDGVMLLHAIGRSEGPGITNPWIGKYIFPGGYLPALSEVLPAIERAGLLVCDIEILRLHYAETLKAWRERFLAREEEAEKLYDARFVRMWEFYLACSEMAFRKQNTMVFQIQISKRQGVVPITRDYIMREEARLRGIERGQRPRLQMAGE
- a CDS encoding replicative DNA helicase, producing MVASDSNVLKLSPDPGTPAYRTAPHNIEAEQSVLGAILVNNDAFYRVSDFLEPRHFFEPIHQTIFETASSIIRAGKVATPVTLKTFVAADTDLGGMTVGQYLARLAAEATTIINAHDYGRTIYELALRRDLIGIGTDMVNVAFDAPVDFAPKAQIEDAERRLYELAESGRYDGGFQRFSQALTIAVDMAAKAFQRDGKLSGVATGLRDLDDKMGGLQSSDLIIVAGRPGMGKTALATNIAYNVARAHRAELQADGTSKTVNGGIVGFFSCEMSAEQLATRILAEQTEIASSKIRRGGISESDFDKIRDYSIELQSLPLYVDETGGLSISQLTARARRLKRQKGLDLIIVDYIQLLQGSGKRSDNRVQEVTEITTSLKALAKELNVPVIGLSQLSRQVESRDDKRPQLSDLRESGSIEQDADVVMFVYREEYYLQNKEPRIGTPEYEKWQLDMSLVHGKAEVIIGKQRHGPTGTVELQFEGQFTRFSDLAQDSHLPAPHD